Within the Streptomyces sp. NBC_00353 genome, the region CACCTGGTACACGTGCGACCACCAGGTGTGCTCCGCGCTCTCGTAGAGGAACTTGAAGAGCGGCTCAGGGCGGGGGAGTCCCGTGACACCGAGCTCCTCCTCGGCCTCGCGCAGCGCCGCCTCGTCGTACGACTCGCCCGCGCCGACCACCCCGCCGACGAACATGTCGTAGTGCGAGGGAAAGACCAGCTTGGTCGGGGTCCTGCGGTGCACGAAGAGCCGGCCCTCGGCGTCCCTGGCCTCGATGAAGACACAGCGATGGCGCAGGCCCCGCGCGGTCGCCTCGCCGCGCGGGGCCTGACCGACGACCTCGTCGTTCTCGTCGACGATGTCCAGAATTTCGTCAGCAGCAGTCATGCAGCCCATCCAACCTCACCTCCGGAACCGGGGATCATCGTCCGGAACCGGGCGGGGTGGACGCATGAACCGCGCGCCCGGCGAGCCGCCCGTCAGTGCGGCTGCAGGCTGCGCTTCCGGCGGTGGTGGTCGTGGCCCGTCGGCATCGCCGGGTGCAGTCCCAGCAGCACGATCCCGACGACGATCGCCACCAGCCCGGCCGCCTGCCAGGCCAGCGCGCCCGCATCGGTGCGCACCTGGTCGCCCAGGAAACCGATCCCGCAGGCGATCCCGGCCAGCGGCTGGGCGGCGGTCAGCGCGGGCAGCGACATCCGCAGCGGCGCCGTCTCGAACGCGCTCTGCACCAGGATCAGCCCCGTCACGCCCAGCACCACCACCGCGTACGGCTGCCAGCTCGTCACCAGTGCCGTCCACCCCGCGTCCGACAGCACCTCCCCGCTCATCCGGGTCAGTGCGTCCTGGAGGCCGTACAGCAGCCCGGCCGCCACCGCGAGCAGCGCCGGGGCCGCTCCGTGCTGCGAGCGTTTGGCGAAGGTGGTGAGCAGCAGGGCTATGCCCACGACCACGCCGACCACCAGCCAGTGCCGCAGTGCGTTCGTGATCGTCTCGCCGCCCTGCGGCCGGCCCCCCAGCAGGAAGGCGGTGACACCGCCTGCCAGCAGCCAGAGCCCGGCCCAGCCCTGTCGGCCGAGCCGCTGGCCGGTGCGATGGCGCGACAGGGCCATGGCGAAGAGCAGATTGGTCGCCAGGAGAGGCTCGACCACGGATACCTCGCCCTTGCCCAGGGCCAGCGCCCCCAGCGCCATGCCGCTGACCATCAGGCCGATCCCGGCCAGCCAGCTCCGCACCTGCATCAGGTCGAGCAGCAGCCGGGGGGAGAGATAGTCCCTCCTCGGGGCGTGCCGGGCGGCGGCCTGCTGCAGGACAAAGCCGAATCCCAGACAGCAGGCGGCGCTCACGGCGAGTACGAGCACCAGCACCGACACGCTTCTCTACCTCAAGTCCGGCCAGGAGAGGGTGATTTGTTTCGACGATAGCGCCTCCGGGGGGAGGATGCGGCCGGAGCGCGTCCGACCGGGCGGTTGACGCCGCAGCGGCCGGTGCCGAAGATCTGACGCACGAGTAACTTCCGGCGCTCCCTCGCGGACCCCGACTCGCCCCGACTCGCCCCGACAAGGATGGAAACCATGGCGTACGACGCTGATGTGATTGTGATCGGGGCAGGGCTCGCGGGTCTTGTGGCCACCGCCGAGCTCGTCGACGCGGGCCGCACGGTGATCCTGCTGGACCAGGAGCCCGAGCAGTCGATCGGCGGCCAGGCGCACTGGTCCTTCGGCGGCCTCTTCCTCGTCGACTCGCCCGAGCAGCGCCGCATGCGGATCAAGGACAGCCACGAACTGGCCCTCCAGGACTGGCTCGGTACGGCCGGCTTCGACCGCAAGGAGGACCACTGGCCACGGAAGTGGGCCGAGGCGTACGTCGACTTCGCGGCCGGTGAGAAGCGGTCCTGGCTGCACGCCCAGGGACTGCGGATCTTCCCCGTCGTCGGCTGGGCCGAACGTGGCGGCTACGACGCGAACGGCCACGGCAACTCCGTACCCCGCTTCCACATCACCTGGGGCACCGGCCCCGGTGTCGTGGCCCCCTTCGAGCGCCGGGTCCGCGAGGGCGTCGCCAAGGGGCTCGTACAGCTGAGGTTCCGCCACCGGGTCACCGGCCTCGGCCGCAGCGCGGGCGCGATCGACACCGTGACCGGTGAACTCCTCGAACCGAGCGGCGCCCAGCGCGGCACCGCGAGCAGCCGCGAGGCGACCGGCGCCTTCGAGCTGAAGGCCCAGGCCGTGATCGTCACCTCCGGCGGCATCGGCGGCAACCACGACCTCGTACGCAAGCAGTGGCCCGAACGGCTCGGCACCCCGCCCGCGAAGATGCTCTCCGGGGTTCCCGCCCACGTCGACGGGCTGATGCTCGGCATCACCGAGGAGGCGGGCGCCCACCACATCAACCGCGACCGGATGTGGCACTACACCGAGGGCATCGAGAACTGGAACCCCATCTGGGCCAAGCACGGCATCCGGATCCTGCCGGGACCGTCCTCGCTCTGGCTGGACGCCCGCGGCAAGCGGCTGCCGGTGCCGCTCTTCCCCGGCTTCGACACGCTCGGCACCCTCGAGCACATCATGAGGTCGGGCTACGACTACACCTGGTTCGTTCTCGACCAGAAGATCATCGGCAAGGAGTTCGCGCTCTCCGGCTCGGAGCAGAATCCCGACCTGACCGGTAAGTCGATCCGCGGTGTGATCGGCCGGGCGCGCGCGGACGTGCCGGGACCGGTGAAGGCGTTCATGGACAACGGCGTGGACTTCGTCGTCGAGAAGGACCTCGAATCACTGGTCCGCGGCATGAACGCGCTCACCGACGAACCGCTGATCGATGTGGCGGAGCTGCGCCGCGAGATCACCGCGCGGGACCGCGAGACAGCCAACCCGTTCACCAAGGACCTCCAGATCACGGCGATCCGGGGCGCCCGCACGTATCTCGGCGACAAGCTGATCCGTACGGCGGCCCCGCACCGCATCCTGGACCCCGGGGCCGGTCCGCTGATCGCCGTACGACTCAACATCCTGACCCGGAAGTCGCTCGGCGGCCTGGAGACGGACCTGTCGTCACGGGTGCTCGGGGAGGACGGCACACCCCTGCCCGGTGTGTACGCGGCGGGGGAGGCGGCAGGCTTCGGCGGCGGCGGGATGCACGGCTACCGCTCGCTCGAAGGAACGTTCCTCGGTGGCTGCATCTTCTCCGGGCGGGCGGCGGGCCGGGCCGCGGCGGAGGCGGTCGGCTGAGGGCTCCGATCCGTGGGCCGTCCGGAGAGGTTCCGGCCGGCCCACGGGGTCGCCGTTCTCGACGCCGGTGCGGCGATGGCTGTGGAAATGTCATGGGCATGTAAATTCTCTGTCCTGGGGTCTACCCGCATAGACCACGGGGCGTCATCCTGGTCGCGCACCTCAACCGGCGCCCCCTCGTATGAGGGTCGCGCGCCACGCGCCACCTTCCACGCACGGAACGAAGCCCCGCTCGCAGACCGGATCTCCCGCGTGACCGGAGAGGATGAGCAATGAGGATCGTGACCAAGGCGCTCGTCGCCACGGCATCCGCCGCCGTGCTGGCCATGGGGGCGCCCGCGCAGGCGGTGGTGCCGCCCGAGCACGCGGTGATCGTGTGTCAGAGCGCGAGC harbors:
- a CDS encoding NUDIX domain-containing protein, yielding MTAADEILDIVDENDEVVGQAPRGEATARGLRHRCVFIEARDAEGRLFVHRRTPTKLVFPSHYDMFVGGVVGAGESYDEAALREAEEELGVTGLPRPEPLFKFLYESAEHTWWSHVYQVRCELPVNPQVEEVAWHTFLTDDELTERLGDWQWVPDGLETYRRLREYRAGRAPAGDRQSAG
- a CDS encoding DMT family transporter; its protein translation is MSVLVLVLAVSAACCLGFGFVLQQAAARHAPRRDYLSPRLLLDLMQVRSWLAGIGLMVSGMALGALALGKGEVSVVEPLLATNLLFAMALSRHRTGQRLGRQGWAGLWLLAGGVTAFLLGGRPQGGETITNALRHWLVVGVVVGIALLLTTFAKRSQHGAAPALLAVAAGLLYGLQDALTRMSGEVLSDAGWTALVTSWQPYAVVVLGVTGLILVQSAFETAPLRMSLPALTAAQPLAGIACGIGFLGDQVRTDAGALAWQAAGLVAIVVGIVLLGLHPAMPTGHDHHRRKRSLQPH
- a CDS encoding FAD-binding dehydrogenase; the protein is MAYDADVIVIGAGLAGLVATAELVDAGRTVILLDQEPEQSIGGQAHWSFGGLFLVDSPEQRRMRIKDSHELALQDWLGTAGFDRKEDHWPRKWAEAYVDFAAGEKRSWLHAQGLRIFPVVGWAERGGYDANGHGNSVPRFHITWGTGPGVVAPFERRVREGVAKGLVQLRFRHRVTGLGRSAGAIDTVTGELLEPSGAQRGTASSREATGAFELKAQAVIVTSGGIGGNHDLVRKQWPERLGTPPAKMLSGVPAHVDGLMLGITEEAGAHHINRDRMWHYTEGIENWNPIWAKHGIRILPGPSSLWLDARGKRLPVPLFPGFDTLGTLEHIMRSGYDYTWFVLDQKIIGKEFALSGSEQNPDLTGKSIRGVIGRARADVPGPVKAFMDNGVDFVVEKDLESLVRGMNALTDEPLIDVAELRREITARDRETANPFTKDLQITAIRGARTYLGDKLIRTAAPHRILDPGAGPLIAVRLNILTRKSLGGLETDLSSRVLGEDGTPLPGVYAAGEAAGFGGGGMHGYRSLEGTFLGGCIFSGRAAGRAAAEAVG